A window from Tautonia rosea encodes these proteins:
- a CDS encoding copper homeostasis protein CutC, with amino-acid sequence MSRLTVEICVEGLSSALAAGAGGADRVELCEHLAVGGVTPSAGAIALACRSLTIPVHVLIRPGGGDFVVSEVEFQAMRHDIATARSLGAAGVVLGVLRPDGTIDQERSGALIADARPMSVTFHRAFDQVPDPFEALETLIDLGVDRVLTSGQAESARLGISVLAELHARSAGRIIVLAGGRIRASDVQSLVAPGLSELHLGSAACEAGRTDVEAVRRIMKTVNECNHSDLEP; translated from the coding sequence ATGTCCCGGTTGACCGTTGAGATTTGCGTGGAGGGCCTTTCCTCTGCGCTGGCCGCGGGAGCGGGTGGAGCGGACCGTGTCGAGCTCTGTGAACATCTGGCCGTGGGGGGAGTGACCCCGTCGGCTGGGGCTATTGCACTTGCCTGTCGATCGTTGACGATTCCGGTCCATGTGCTCATTCGGCCAGGAGGAGGTGACTTTGTCGTCTCCGAGGTCGAATTTCAGGCGATGAGGCACGACATTGCGACCGCCCGATCGCTCGGGGCCGCTGGCGTCGTCCTGGGAGTCCTCAGGCCCGACGGGACGATTGATCAGGAACGCTCGGGTGCGCTCATTGCCGATGCCAGGCCGATGTCGGTGACGTTTCATCGTGCCTTCGACCAGGTACCGGACCCATTCGAGGCCCTGGAAACGCTGATTGATCTGGGAGTGGATCGGGTCTTGACCTCTGGTCAGGCGGAATCGGCACGATTGGGGATCTCGGTCCTTGCCGAGCTCCATGCTCGGTCGGCAGGACGGATCATTGTCCTGGCGGGGGGCCGGATCCGAGCGTCTGATGTGCAATCGTTGGTTGCACCCGGATTGAGCGAACTTCATCTCGGTTCCGCCGCATGTGAAGCTGGGAGAACCGACGTCGAGGCGGTTCGACGGATCATGAAGACCGTCAACGAGTGCAATCACTCTGATCTCGAACCCTAA
- a CDS encoding sulfatase family protein, which yields MLQFRMSRQTVPLVLASLVVGMMLAVGSSQAMGADRPNILFAIADDWSADHAGAYGCSWVKTPAFDRVAREGVLFKHCFTSNPKCSPCRASILTGRNTWQLEEACCHFGLFPAKWAVYPDLLEESGYFVGYTGKGWGPGDFEAGGFSRNPAGPNFSEHRAPPPYRAMANVDYARNFEAFLEARESDQPFCFWYGGFEPHRDYEAGAGLRAGRDPQAVEVPSYYPDHPTIRSDLLDYGLEVEWFDTHLGRMLDHLESIGELENTIIVVTSDHGMPFPRVKGQIYDHGFRLPLAVRWGARVAPGRTIEDFLNVRDVAPTFLEAAGVPIPDSMTGQSFLKTLTGQGSGWVEPSRNRMLIGKERHDLGRPDDLGYPVRAIRTPEYLYIHNFEPDRWPVGNPETSYPNCDNSPTKTLLTFRFDEFYRLCFGKRPREEFYVLADDPDCVTNRASDPALRAVKESLRDEMESTLRAEGDPRMFGLGWMFDTYDYVGARNHSYANWLNHHREE from the coding sequence ATGCTTCAATTTCGTATGAGCCGCCAAACCGTTCCGTTAGTGCTGGCGAGCTTGGTGGTCGGGATGATGCTTGCTGTGGGATCGAGCCAGGCAATGGGGGCGGATCGACCGAACATCCTGTTTGCGATTGCGGATGATTGGTCTGCTGACCATGCGGGAGCATACGGTTGCTCGTGGGTGAAAACACCTGCATTTGATCGAGTGGCGCGGGAAGGAGTCTTGTTCAAGCACTGTTTCACCTCCAATCCGAAATGCTCGCCGTGCCGGGCCAGCATCCTGACAGGACGAAACACCTGGCAACTGGAGGAGGCGTGCTGCCACTTCGGACTGTTTCCTGCAAAGTGGGCTGTTTACCCGGACCTTCTCGAAGAGAGCGGATATTTTGTTGGCTATACGGGGAAAGGCTGGGGACCAGGTGATTTCGAGGCCGGCGGATTCTCACGGAATCCGGCTGGACCGAATTTCAGCGAGCACCGAGCGCCGCCTCCGTATCGGGCCATGGCGAATGTTGACTACGCCAGGAATTTCGAGGCGTTTCTTGAAGCCCGAGAATCTGATCAGCCGTTCTGCTTCTGGTACGGCGGATTCGAACCCCATCGCGATTACGAGGCAGGAGCTGGATTACGCGCCGGACGCGATCCGCAAGCGGTTGAGGTTCCGTCTTACTATCCCGATCACCCCACGATCCGCAGTGATCTTCTCGATTACGGCCTTGAGGTGGAATGGTTTGATACGCATCTGGGGCGCATGCTCGACCATCTGGAGTCGATCGGAGAGCTTGAGAACACGATCATCGTGGTGACCTCAGATCATGGTATGCCGTTCCCGAGGGTCAAAGGCCAGATTTATGATCATGGATTCCGGCTCCCTCTCGCAGTGCGATGGGGAGCCCGTGTGGCTCCAGGGAGAACGATCGAGGATTTTCTCAACGTTCGAGATGTTGCTCCCACGTTTCTGGAGGCGGCCGGCGTGCCGATTCCAGATTCGATGACGGGTCAGAGTTTTCTCAAGACGCTAACGGGACAGGGTTCGGGGTGGGTTGAGCCGTCGAGGAACCGCATGCTCATCGGGAAGGAACGGCATGACCTGGGCCGTCCCGACGACCTCGGATACCCCGTTCGAGCGATTCGAACACCCGAGTACCTCTACATTCACAATTTCGAACCGGATCGTTGGCCTGTCGGGAATCCCGAAACCTCCTATCCGAATTGTGACAATAGCCCGACGAAGACATTGCTCACCTTTCGGTTCGACGAGTTCTACCGTCTTTGCTTCGGCAAACGGCCGAGGGAAGAGTTTTATGTCCTCGCGGATGACCCCGACTGCGTCACCAATCGAGCGTCTGATCCCGCGCTTCGAGCCGTCAAGGAATCCCTTCGGGACGAAATGGAATCGACCTTGCGCGCAGAGGGGGACCCTCGGATGTTCGGACTCGGTTGGATGTTCGATACCTATGATTACGTAGGAGCTCGAAACCACTCGTATGCCAACTGGCTGAACCATCATCGAGAGGAGTGA
- a CDS encoding thiamine phosphate synthase → MWESFTAGAQRVLQRAEQVARLRRSESVEPIDLLVALIEETESRAAVMITEFGISLEQLRTVAEPLDAQAVEDERATWEGVEDAVGLPHSHAMRLTLTEATLRARSLDRSQAIGTEHLLVGLLGSNDPVAAHLIEAGLQVDVLMERIAGVNAIESGPIPMSEDLPAPVLADPGEVADLARILDASANRAREGLRVIEDYVRFVLNDPALTRRLKDVRHRFGEAIRGFDSDWLITARDTPNDVGTHIMASDEGSREHPRAVLTANFKRTAEALRTLEEYTKVFDQWLSGRFEILRYDVYTLEKRVMAAVVARGGLDGARLYVLVGGLPTLGDLTWIVEEAIAGGADVIQYREKGLSDRVMLERAREVRILTARAGVRFIMNDRPDLARLASADGVHLGQDDLSVRDVRRVVGPNMVIGVSTHEPVQCDAAIRDGANYLGVGPVFPSQTKVFDAFAGLAYVRHVAEETTLPWFAIGGITEENLDEVLDAGATRIAVSSAVVRADRPRRASQAFKTRIVERREMEP, encoded by the coding sequence ATGTGGGAATCATTCACGGCAGGTGCCCAGCGCGTTCTTCAACGCGCCGAGCAGGTTGCCCGATTGCGTCGATCCGAGTCCGTGGAGCCCATCGATCTCCTTGTCGCATTGATCGAAGAGACCGAAAGCCGGGCTGCGGTGATGATCACCGAGTTTGGCATCTCGCTTGAGCAACTTCGAACAGTTGCTGAGCCGTTGGACGCTCAGGCAGTTGAGGATGAACGAGCGACCTGGGAGGGAGTGGAGGATGCCGTCGGTCTTCCTCACTCTCATGCGATGCGATTGACCCTGACCGAAGCCACGCTTCGGGCGCGATCGTTGGATCGTTCGCAAGCGATTGGAACCGAGCATTTGCTCGTCGGTTTGCTCGGCTCCAACGATCCGGTCGCGGCTCATCTCATTGAGGCAGGGCTTCAGGTCGATGTCTTGATGGAGCGGATTGCCGGGGTCAACGCCATTGAGTCGGGGCCGATCCCGATGTCTGAGGATCTTCCTGCCCCTGTTCTTGCCGATCCGGGAGAAGTAGCCGATCTGGCTCGCATTCTCGACGCGTCGGCCAACCGGGCTCGGGAAGGTCTTCGAGTGATCGAAGACTACGTGCGTTTCGTGCTCAATGATCCTGCCCTGACCCGACGGCTCAAGGATGTCCGCCATCGCTTTGGCGAGGCGATTCGTGGTTTTGACTCCGACTGGCTGATCACGGCGCGCGACACTCCAAACGATGTCGGTACGCACATCATGGCCAGCGATGAGGGTTCTCGCGAACACCCCCGGGCCGTCCTCACCGCGAATTTTAAGCGCACTGCGGAAGCTTTGCGTACGTTGGAGGAATACACGAAGGTCTTTGATCAATGGCTCTCGGGTCGCTTCGAAATCTTGCGTTATGATGTCTATACTCTTGAAAAGCGCGTGATGGCGGCCGTGGTGGCCCGAGGTGGACTTGATGGGGCCCGTTTGTATGTGCTGGTAGGAGGGCTTCCGACCCTCGGCGACCTGACCTGGATCGTCGAGGAGGCAATTGCGGGAGGTGCCGACGTAATCCAGTACCGGGAGAAAGGACTCTCCGATCGAGTCATGCTTGAACGTGCCCGCGAGGTCCGCATTCTCACGGCTCGCGCGGGTGTGCGCTTCATCATGAACGATCGGCCGGATCTGGCTCGGCTTGCGTCGGCCGATGGGGTGCACCTGGGTCAGGATGACCTTTCTGTGCGTGATGTGCGTCGCGTCGTTGGCCCGAACATGGTGATCGGTGTCTCGACCCATGAGCCGGTACAGTGTGATGCGGCGATTCGTGACGGCGCAAACTACCTGGGTGTTGGTCCCGTTTTCCCAAGTCAAACCAAGGTTTTCGACGCCTTCGCCGGTCTGGCCTACGTTCGGCATGTGGCTGAGGAAACCACCCTCCCCTGGTTCGCGATTGGGGGAATCACCGAGGAGAATCTGGACGAAGTGCTCGACGCCGGAGCAACTCGGATTGCAGTCTCGTCTGCAGTGGTCCGAGCCGATCGTCCTCGGCGAGCCTCTCAGGCGTTCAAGACTCGGATCGTCGAGCGACGGGAAATGGAGCCATGA
- a CDS encoding phytoene desaturase family protein: protein MTLPRLDAVRRRFAEQSSLGELTAQRWDTIIVGAGHNGLTCAAYLARAGMKVLVLESRDPIGGACTIHEPWPGYRVSPCAYLLGLLHPKVIDDLGLIGRGLRWTPATAGLFVPFDDGESLQLWDDEERCEAEIRRLCPEDLDGFRAFAEVKQRLRDAIRPPSDADLWLDPEPSREVIEDRLGNDPEARSLLFEWSMVEYVERFFRSPYLQMAYLGQGVIGTNASPHDPGTASIHFHHQSGRLGGIPGAWGYVEGGMGMISFLIADAAREAGAVIVSGLPVARIVPEEGVELDSGNRIHASVVVSNADPKSTLALLGNLADPSWRQRVEAIPMTGCTVKANVALSELPNFRTRPGTVQAQHRGQVNTPLTKDEWALSFAQARSGRLPDRIWAELYFQTTADPSVAPAGMHTMSVFAQYVPHTFAEGDWETRRDDVVRLILDTLARHCSNIPEAVRAIEVLGPPDIERRVGLWGGHIFQGECLPPFMWDRRLTSRTPMPGVYLCGAGTHPGGSVMAVNGRNAAMCVLADRAQVV from the coding sequence ATGACGTTGCCTCGATTGGATGCGGTACGGAGGCGGTTTGCTGAACAGAGCTCGCTCGGTGAACTCACCGCGCAACGCTGGGACACGATCATTGTGGGAGCGGGGCACAACGGTCTGACCTGTGCGGCTTATCTTGCTCGGGCCGGGATGAAGGTTCTGGTCCTTGAATCGCGCGATCCGATCGGAGGGGCATGCACGATTCATGAACCGTGGCCAGGGTATCGTGTGTCCCCGTGTGCCTATCTTCTCGGGTTGTTGCATCCGAAGGTCATCGATGACCTGGGGTTGATCGGACGAGGGCTTCGCTGGACTCCGGCTACGGCCGGGCTGTTCGTCCCGTTTGACGATGGTGAGAGTCTTCAACTCTGGGACGACGAGGAACGCTGTGAGGCGGAGATTCGCCGCCTTTGCCCCGAGGATCTCGACGGATTCCGAGCCTTCGCCGAGGTGAAGCAACGGCTGCGTGATGCGATCCGGCCCCCCAGTGATGCGGACCTCTGGCTTGATCCGGAACCGAGCCGAGAGGTGATCGAGGATCGGCTCGGCAACGATCCCGAGGCCCGATCATTGCTGTTCGAGTGGTCCATGGTCGAGTATGTCGAGCGATTCTTCCGCTCTCCATACCTTCAAATGGCCTACCTCGGTCAGGGGGTGATCGGTACCAACGCCAGCCCTCACGATCCCGGAACTGCCTCAATCCACTTTCATCACCAATCGGGAAGACTCGGGGGAATCCCCGGAGCCTGGGGCTACGTGGAAGGGGGTATGGGGATGATATCCTTCCTGATCGCCGATGCGGCCCGAGAGGCCGGTGCCGTGATCGTGAGTGGCTTGCCCGTGGCCCGGATCGTGCCGGAAGAAGGGGTGGAATTGGATTCCGGCAATCGGATTCATGCGTCGGTGGTTGTATCAAACGCCGATCCGAAGTCAACCCTGGCGTTGTTGGGAAACCTCGCCGATCCCTCCTGGCGTCAACGGGTCGAGGCCATCCCCATGACCGGTTGCACTGTCAAGGCGAACGTCGCGCTCAGCGAATTGCCGAACTTTCGCACCCGACCGGGAACCGTTCAGGCCCAGCATCGAGGTCAGGTCAACACACCGCTCACAAAGGACGAATGGGCCTTGTCGTTTGCCCAGGCCCGATCCGGTCGGCTGCCGGATCGAATCTGGGCGGAACTGTATTTCCAGACGACTGCCGACCCGAGCGTTGCTCCTGCGGGAATGCATACGATGAGCGTCTTCGCGCAGTATGTCCCCCATACCTTTGCCGAAGGTGATTGGGAGACGCGACGCGACGACGTCGTCCGATTGATCCTCGACACACTCGCCCGTCATTGCTCAAACATTCCCGAAGCGGTGCGAGCGATCGAGGTGCTTGGCCCGCCCGACATTGAGCGTCGAGTGGGGCTTTGGGGTGGGCATATTTTCCAGGGAGAGTGTCTCCCGCCGTTTATGTGGGATCGCCGGCTAACCAGTCGAACACCGATGCCAGGGGTTTATCTCTGCGGCGCCGGGACGCATCCGGGCGGAAGTGTCATGGCCGTCAATGGGCGCAATGCGGCCATGTGTGTCCTTGCGGATCGAGCTCAGGTCGTGTAG
- the argJ gene encoding bifunctional glutamate N-acetyltransferase/amino-acid acetyltransferase ArgJ, with protein sequence MSDSTVLEIPEGFRAAGVKAGIKPSGLADLAVIVADSTCSAAGTFTTNRIAAAPVQWDRAIVPSEAIRAIVINSGNANAATGAQGFENTKRTAEMAATRLGCLPEHILIASTGVIGHQLPMDRIESGVNQAIDAATYDAKGFHDASRAILTTDTRPKIVSMRRKTETGKTVRLLGIAKGAAMIGPRMATMLGFLITDARVQMGALSGILLDAVDETFNCISVEGHTSTNDSVLILSGSRGELPLMGADLKMFAGMVRETCETLARMIPDDGEGATHLITINVKGCRNRDQAAQIARTVADSPLVKTAIHGADPNWGRIVSAAGYAGVLFEETELSLELDGVPLYRDGVPLDYDAEAVSHRLKTNREVDITLTLTQGDASARFWTCDLTAEYVRLNADYTT encoded by the coding sequence GTGAGCGATTCGACAGTGTTGGAAATTCCCGAGGGCTTCCGGGCCGCCGGGGTGAAGGCGGGAATCAAGCCAAGCGGCTTGGCCGACCTGGCAGTGATCGTGGCCGACTCGACCTGCTCGGCGGCAGGCACCTTCACCACGAACCGGATCGCGGCGGCTCCGGTGCAGTGGGACCGCGCGATCGTGCCCTCCGAAGCGATTCGGGCCATCGTCATCAACTCCGGCAATGCCAACGCAGCCACCGGCGCCCAGGGGTTTGAGAACACGAAGCGCACCGCCGAAATGGCAGCAACACGCCTCGGCTGCTTACCCGAACACATCCTCATCGCATCAACAGGCGTAATCGGCCATCAACTGCCGATGGATCGTATCGAGTCCGGCGTGAACCAGGCGATCGATGCGGCAACATACGACGCAAAGGGATTTCATGATGCGTCCCGTGCCATCCTGACGACCGACACCCGGCCGAAGATTGTCTCGATGCGACGAAAGACCGAAACGGGGAAGACCGTCCGCTTGCTCGGCATCGCCAAGGGAGCAGCGATGATTGGCCCCCGCATGGCCACGATGCTCGGATTTTTGATTACCGACGCTCGGGTGCAGATGGGTGCCCTCTCGGGCATCCTTCTCGACGCCGTGGACGAAACGTTCAACTGCATCTCAGTCGAAGGCCACACAAGCACGAATGATTCAGTGCTGATACTTTCCGGTTCCCGGGGCGAGTTGCCCCTGATGGGGGCCGACCTGAAAATGTTTGCCGGCATGGTTCGCGAAACGTGCGAAACCCTGGCGCGCATGATCCCCGACGACGGCGAAGGGGCCACCCATCTGATCACCATCAACGTCAAGGGCTGCCGTAACCGAGATCAGGCCGCCCAGATCGCCCGAACTGTGGCCGACAGTCCCCTCGTAAAAACCGCCATTCACGGCGCCGATCCAAACTGGGGACGAATCGTTTCCGCGGCCGGTTACGCGGGCGTTTTGTTCGAGGAGACGGAACTCTCCCTGGAACTGGATGGGGTACCACTCTACCGTGACGGAGTCCCACTCGACTACGACGCTGAAGCGGTTTCGCATCGCTTGAAAACGAACCGAGAGGTCGACATTACCCTCACGCTCACTCAAGGGGATGCCTCGGCCCGATTCTGGACCTGCGACCTCACGGCCGAGTATGTCCGATTGAATGCCGACTACACGACCTGA
- a CDS encoding SDR family NAD(P)-dependent oxidoreductase, producing the protein MAAIDRFRLDGRVVLISGGARGLGRVMAEAMASAGASVALTAREQDRADAVAREIAASTGQEVMGLAVEVTKADQVQAAVAATVERFGKLDILVNNAGINIRRPIEQLEESEWDLVLDTNLKGSWLFCRAAVPELKRNGWGRIINVSSMLGEIGLAERTPYCSSKGGMTLLTKTLALELAPFGINVNALCPGPFATEINLPLLNDPEKKAAMEAKVPLSRWGDPEELGPAALFLASDASSYMTGATLFIDGGCTAQ; encoded by the coding sequence ATGGCGGCGATCGATCGATTTCGGCTCGATGGACGGGTGGTGTTGATCAGCGGAGGAGCCCGGGGGTTGGGGCGGGTGATGGCCGAGGCGATGGCCTCGGCCGGGGCCTCGGTCGCGCTCACGGCTCGGGAGCAGGATCGGGCAGACGCCGTCGCCCGGGAGATAGCCGCATCCACCGGCCAGGAGGTGATGGGCCTGGCCGTTGAGGTGACGAAGGCCGATCAGGTTCAGGCCGCCGTAGCGGCGACTGTCGAACGGTTTGGCAAGCTCGACATCCTGGTCAACAACGCGGGCATCAACATCCGACGCCCGATCGAACAGCTCGAAGAATCCGAATGGGATCTGGTGCTCGACACCAATCTCAAAGGCTCCTGGCTCTTCTGCCGCGCCGCGGTTCCGGAGTTGAAACGGAACGGGTGGGGACGGATCATCAACGTCTCGAGCATGCTGGGTGAGATCGGTCTGGCCGAACGCACTCCCTATTGCTCCAGCAAAGGGGGGATGACACTGCTCACCAAGACGCTTGCCCTGGAGTTGGCCCCCTTCGGCATCAACGTCAACGCGCTTTGCCCTGGACCATTCGCCACGGAAATCAACCTGCCCCTTCTGAACGATCCCGAAAAGAAGGCCGCAATGGAAGCGAAAGTTCCTCTCAGTCGATGGGGCGACCCTGAGGAACTCGGGCCGGCAGCTCTGTTTCTGGCCTCGGACGCTTCCAGTTACATGACCGGCGCCACCCTGTTCATTGACGGTGGATGCACCGCGCAGTAG
- the rdgB gene encoding RdgB/HAM1 family non-canonical purine NTP pyrophosphatase has product MSDAPAQPFPIVLATRNVKKGREMVGLIAPPWEPNPRLARLVVLTLDGFPDAPEVVEDADTFAGNARKKASETAQSLGQWVIADDSGLTVDALDGAPGVYSARYAGSHGDDDANNRKLLAELTGVPDERRGGAFVCCLALSDPSGAIVLEAEGACRGRIAHQVEGEGGFGYDPLFIILEYHKTFGELSTLVKHQLSHRARAFERLRPGLEHILMNH; this is encoded by the coding sequence ATGAGTGATGCACCCGCTCAACCCTTCCCGATCGTTCTCGCCACCCGCAACGTCAAGAAAGGGCGAGAGATGGTGGGGCTGATCGCCCCTCCCTGGGAGCCGAACCCGCGACTTGCCCGCCTGGTCGTTCTGACCCTCGACGGCTTCCCAGACGCTCCCGAGGTCGTGGAAGACGCCGACACCTTCGCCGGGAACGCTCGCAAAAAGGCCTCCGAAACGGCCCAGTCTCTGGGTCAATGGGTCATCGCCGATGACTCTGGCCTGACCGTCGATGCACTGGATGGCGCTCCGGGGGTCTACTCGGCGCGCTATGCCGGATCGCACGGAGACGACGACGCAAACAACCGCAAGCTCCTCGCCGAACTGACCGGCGTCCCTGACGAGCGGCGAGGGGGGGCCTTCGTGTGCTGCCTGGCGCTGTCCGATCCCTCGGGCGCAATTGTCCTTGAGGCCGAAGGAGCCTGCCGAGGGCGAATCGCCCATCAGGTCGAGGGGGAGGGGGGGTTCGGCTACGACCCGTTGTTCATCATCCTGGAATATCACAAGACGTTCGGCGAGCTAAGTACTTTGGTCAAGCACCAGCTCAGCCACCGGGCCCGAGCCTTCGAACGACTCCGTCCGGGTCTGGAACACATCCTGATGAATCATTAG
- the rph gene encoding ribonuclease PH: MSTRNDGRSPSEPRAVTIERGFARRSNGSALYRCGGTTLLVTANLTEAVPGWLEGKGTGWLTAEYMMLPGSTSPRKERRADSRSTEIQRLIGRSLRAAVDTRALGPRTLHLDAEVIDADGGTRTAAITGAFVAVVDALLATLGPDATRTVLKDSVSAVSVGIVNGQGLLDLDYVEDVGAEVDLNVVRLGGGGLVEVQGTGEGGTFSRNQLTELLDLAELGLDLLTKAQREALGADWPF; the protein is encoded by the coding sequence ATGAGCACCCGAAACGACGGCCGATCTCCCTCGGAACCCCGCGCCGTGACTATTGAGCGTGGCTTCGCCCGCCGCAGCAACGGCAGCGCCCTGTACCGTTGTGGCGGCACGACCCTGCTGGTGACCGCAAACCTCACCGAAGCCGTTCCCGGGTGGCTCGAAGGCAAAGGGACCGGCTGGCTGACGGCGGAATACATGATGCTGCCGGGCAGTACTTCGCCCCGGAAAGAGCGACGGGCCGATTCGCGATCGACCGAGATTCAGCGGTTGATCGGGCGGAGTCTCCGTGCGGCCGTCGACACCCGAGCCCTCGGGCCGAGAACCCTGCACCTTGATGCCGAGGTGATCGACGCCGACGGCGGCACCCGGACCGCTGCGATTACCGGAGCGTTTGTGGCCGTCGTCGATGCCCTGTTGGCTACTCTTGGCCCCGATGCAACCCGAACGGTGTTGAAAGACAGTGTCTCGGCCGTCAGCGTGGGGATCGTCAACGGTCAAGGGTTGCTCGATCTCGATTACGTCGAAGATGTCGGTGCCGAGGTCGACCTGAACGTCGTCCGACTGGGAGGCGGTGGGCTCGTTGAGGTTCAGGGGACTGGAGAAGGGGGCACCTTCAGCCGCAATCAACTGACCGAACTGCTCGACCTGGCCGAACTCGGGCTCGATCTCCTGACCAAGGCCCAGCGCGAGGCCCTTGGCGCGGATTGGCCGTTTTGA
- a CDS encoding glycosyltransferase family 39 protein, whose translation MLARSKLPALLAVAPLVPLFALAIWFRVSSLTMPAPNGDEAFYGVQAAKLLAGEAIASKTASGNVINFLVLGTEVPLYWLLGPSSYVIKIPGALAGILAVIAAYSLWKRSLDRPTAIIGATLLAVLPVAIAECRIGAEPAWNPLVGVIALAAAFRGHRLGLALAFLLCYYVHPTYLFLLPALGLVLLAKLLERTVTDSTARWRSLAITTWGAMAVIGPLVLLTRGRSTIQWTYQTYGFGPSDWPLYFLRYERLLMGFCEVGPTETSLSFDRTFWFGFGSILAFGSWCLWKQKRWDRLALIGGLILSLCGMHLVTGPDILRPYFVRYGLYLVAPSVLAVACCLRAMLVMPEGGWKTVAFRTQMAGMIGLAWVLLLGFKVHYLDHLMSVHQGQESLWTLRTEAVDPKAWAAKIVKRDLDAARTAGLAVPERTVVLGEDWWTYRPLQFFLSTRPEIEPGSLESFDGPGRDRLIRQHLTGGGYVVGTPGKDVILRVEGLFPSEDLKHWHVQVPPYDCLAIYRLKRQNEAPEPQPIVVIRPPGLGGTTRVR comes from the coding sequence ATGCTGGCCCGGTCGAAGCTCCCGGCGCTGCTGGCCGTCGCCCCCCTCGTCCCCTTGTTCGCGCTGGCGATCTGGTTTCGGGTTTCCAGCCTGACGATGCCGGCCCCCAACGGTGATGAGGCCTTCTACGGCGTACAGGCCGCCAAGCTGCTGGCCGGTGAGGCGATTGCCTCGAAAACGGCGTCGGGGAATGTGATCAACTTCCTCGTTCTGGGGACCGAGGTTCCTCTGTACTGGCTGCTGGGCCCCTCAAGCTATGTGATCAAGATTCCGGGAGCGCTGGCGGGGATTCTCGCGGTGATCGCGGCATACAGCCTCTGGAAGCGATCGCTTGACCGACCCACGGCGATCATCGGCGCGACCCTGTTGGCCGTGCTTCCAGTCGCGATTGCCGAGTGCCGAATCGGTGCCGAGCCGGCCTGGAATCCCCTGGTCGGGGTGATCGCCCTGGCCGCGGCCTTCAGGGGACATCGGCTTGGTCTCGCGCTTGCGTTTCTCTTGTGTTATTACGTTCATCCGACGTACTTGTTCCTGCTTCCCGCGCTCGGTCTTGTCCTGCTGGCGAAGCTCCTGGAACGCACCGTAACCGACTCGACGGCCCGCTGGAGAAGCCTGGCGATCACCACCTGGGGGGCGATGGCGGTGATCGGCCCATTGGTCCTGCTCACTCGCGGCCGATCGACGATTCAGTGGACGTATCAAACCTATGGCTTCGGCCCGAGCGACTGGCCACTCTATTTCCTTCGATATGAACGATTGCTCATGGGATTTTGCGAGGTCGGCCCGACGGAAACCTCGCTGAGCTTTGACCGGACCTTCTGGTTTGGCTTCGGATCGATCCTCGCGTTCGGTTCGTGGTGCCTCTGGAAACAGAAGCGTTGGGATCGTCTGGCCTTGATTGGCGGCCTGATCCTCTCGCTTTGCGGAATGCACCTGGTGACGGGGCCGGACATCTTACGACCGTATTTCGTGCGGTACGGGTTGTATCTGGTCGCGCCTTCGGTCCTAGCGGTGGCGTGCTGCCTACGGGCGATGCTCGTGATGCCCGAAGGAGGATGGAAGACGGTCGCGTTTCGAACCCAGATGGCTGGGATGATCGGTCTGGCCTGGGTGCTTTTGCTTGGATTCAAGGTTCATTATCTGGATCACCTGATGAGCGTCCACCAGGGGCAGGAATCCCTCTGGACCTTGCGAACCGAGGCCGTCGATCCGAAAGCTTGGGCGGCGAAGATTGTCAAACGCGACCTCGATGCGGCCCGCACCGCGGGGCTCGCGGTGCCAGAGCGGACCGTGGTCCTGGGAGAAGACTGGTGGACCTACCGCCCGCTCCAGTTTTTCCTGAGCACCCGGCCGGAGATCGAGCCGGGGTCCCTGGAATCCTTTGACGGTCCAGGACGTGATCGCCTGATCCGGCAGCATCTGACCGGGGGCGGTTACGTGGTCGGTACACCGGGCAAAGATGTGATTCTGAGAGTCGAGGGGCTGTTCCCTTCGGAAGACCTGAAGCACTGGCATGTCCAGGTCCCTCCGTACGATTGCCTGGCGATTTATCGGCTCAAACGGCAGAATGAAGCGCCTGAGCCTCAGCCGATCGTCGTGATTCGACCGCCGGGGCTCGGCGGAACCACGCGGGTCCGATGA